One Natranaerovirga hydrolytica genomic region harbors:
- the ytaF gene encoding sporulation membrane protein YtaF: protein MLFLFALSVSLDSLAVGISYGIKKIKISIISLFVILLLSSFSLMMSWLMGNLILSFVPMNGVKYLSSILLILLGLIYLIQAVVDLYYPSREEKIAIKQFQIKIFNIVIDIIREPSVSDIDHSGTIEIKEAFYIGTALAIDSLAIGFALSLYDFNIFLFLLCANLINFFLLHLGQWIGRMTSLFISEERLKIVSSCIIILLGIIRLF from the coding sequence GTGCTTTTTTTGTTTGCATTAAGTGTTAGTTTAGATAGTCTTGCTGTAGGCATTAGCTATGGCATCAAGAAAATCAAAATATCAATTATTAGCCTTTTCGTTATTCTGTTGTTGTCTAGCTTTTCTTTAATGATGTCTTGGTTAATGGGAAATTTAATTCTTTCTTTTGTACCCATGAATGGCGTCAAATATCTAAGCTCTATACTACTTATCTTATTAGGACTCATTTACTTAATCCAAGCCGTTGTGGACTTGTATTATCCATCTAGAGAGGAAAAAATTGCAATCAAACAATTCCAAATAAAAATTTTTAATATTGTTATTGATATTATTCGTGAGCCTTCTGTGAGCGATATTGATCATTCAGGTACAATAGAGATCAAAGAAGCCTTTTATATTGGAACTGCCCTAGCCATTGATTCCCTAGCCATAGGATTTGCATTATCTTTATATGATTTTAATATTTTTTTATTTTTACTCTGTGCCAACTTAATCAATTTTTTTCTGCTACATCTAGGGCAATGGATCGGACGGATGACCAGTTTATTTATATCAGAAGAACGTCTAAAAATCGTCTCCAGTTGTATTATTATCCTTCTTGGTATCATTAGACTTTTTTAA
- the splB gene encoding spore photoproduct lyase: MNRFIPDKAYINPKALDYDKGIAIKNTLESLGVPIILSRSVKIDEETVQKKYIQSKKTIYVTLNNQKKLQPCRPSADYMFHLSSSCPAHCEYCYLQTTQGEKPFLKLFVNLEDIFNVIDNYIQLKPSDYTYFEAGSLTDPIALEHLSDNLKDGIEYFGKSNQGRLRVVSKYDYVDGFLDIQHHNHTKFRFSMNAQYVIDTFEHHTSNFEERILAASKIADAGYPIGFIIAPIMVFDGWKEGYDHLFKELSLKLKDYKKEITFELIQHRYTQTAKELILERFPKTSLDMDEATRQLKWGPYGKFKYVYLKEVSSDMKAFMIDSINKYFNNAVIEYFT, from the coding sequence TTGAACAGATTTATCCCTGATAAAGCTTATATTAATCCAAAAGCATTGGATTATGATAAGGGAATAGCTATTAAAAACACTTTAGAATCTTTAGGCGTGCCTATTATCCTATCACGTTCTGTAAAAATAGATGAAGAGACCGTTCAAAAGAAATACATTCAATCTAAGAAAACCATTTATGTTACTTTAAATAATCAAAAAAAACTACAACCTTGTCGTCCTTCTGCTGACTATATGTTTCATTTGTCTAGTTCTTGTCCTGCCCATTGTGAATACTGTTATCTCCAAACCACACAAGGTGAAAAACCTTTCCTCAAACTTTTTGTTAACCTTGAAGATATCTTTAATGTTATTGATAATTATATACAGCTGAAACCCTCTGATTATACTTATTTTGAAGCGGGTAGCTTAACAGATCCTATTGCTCTTGAACATTTATCGGATAATCTAAAAGATGGTATTGAATACTTTGGAAAATCTAATCAAGGTCGTTTGCGTGTGGTTTCCAAATATGATTATGTGGATGGATTCTTAGATATTCAACATCATAATCATACTAAGTTTAGATTCAGCATGAATGCTCAGTATGTTATTGATACTTTTGAACATCATACATCAAATTTTGAAGAAAGAATCTTAGCTGCTTCAAAGATAGCAGACGCAGGTTACCCTATTGGTTTTATTATAGCACCGATTATGGTATTTGATGGATGGAAAGAAGGTTATGATCATCTCTTTAAAGAATTAAGTCTTAAGCTTAAAGATTATAAAAAAGAAATTACTTTCGAACTCATTCAACATCGCTATACACAAACAGCCAAAGAATTAATCTTAGAGAGATTTCCCAAGACTTCTTTAGATATGGACGAAGCAACACGTCAATTAAAATGGGGACCTTATGGTAAGTTTAAATATGTTTATCTTAAAGAAGTCAGTTCAGATATGAAAGCTTTTATGATTGATTCTATTAATAAGTATTTTAACAATGCCGTTATTGAATACTTTACTTAA
- a CDS encoding ATP-dependent helicase: MKNLTQKVAIDHNTGPMMVLAGPGSGKTTVITHRTKNLIQEYKVAPKNILVITFSRASADEMRERFLNLCNEQEVTFGTFHSVFFRILRQSGIYKLDNVMLEDKKYPLLLKIIKSLKISYEDENEIIQSIIQEMSYIKSELIDINHYHSTTCSASEFRDVYRIYEQFKAERNLIDFDDMLEKCYQVLQVNNKILHYWQKKFKYILIDEFQDINRIQYECIKLLAAPKNNLFVVGDDDQAIYQFRGAKPDFLLNFPNDYKATEKIILSTNYRSTQKILKGSLNVINHNTKRYKKELDTINEEGSEPIIIELPTIEEEADYVIEQIKKKSQDRSPSQMAIIYRTNMQGRHFIERLMDSNIPFMVRDQMSNVFEHWIAKDFIAYFTLTQNIKDVDSLTRIINKPTRYINKENLIFAKKHSDNIWEGLYQKYNDKEWMVNRLEELQYHIQHLKSLKPYEGIQYIRKTIGYDGFIMEYAEYRKVSKDGLLEVAQELEDTAKNYNNFEEWLMHIEEYSQELKNNYKNKSKNKEALTLTTIHSAKGLEFHTVFLTGCNEGILPHEKSEDYLNEEERRLFYVGMTRAKKELILSYFNKKNNDKLLPSRFIQEMILPLESIKEGLEIKHKQFGLGQIKKINKDKISIQFYASKKTMKLSLSYCLEQNLITLG, translated from the coding sequence TTGAAGAATTTAACACAAAAAGTAGCCATTGATCACAATACAGGACCCATGATGGTATTGGCAGGTCCAGGATCAGGTAAAACCACAGTAATAACCCATAGAACAAAAAACTTAATTCAAGAATATAAAGTTGCCCCTAAAAATATTTTGGTCATCACTTTCTCACGGGCTTCAGCAGATGAAATGAGAGAAAGGTTTTTAAATCTATGCAACGAACAAGAAGTAACTTTTGGCACCTTTCATTCTGTGTTTTTTCGTATTCTTAGACAATCAGGCATATACAAATTAGACAATGTCATGCTAGAAGATAAAAAATACCCCTTATTGCTTAAAATCATAAAAAGTTTAAAGATAAGTTATGAAGATGAAAATGAAATCATTCAAAGCATTATTCAAGAAATGAGTTATATAAAAAGTGAATTAATTGATATCAACCATTATCATTCTACAACATGTTCTGCAAGTGAATTTAGAGATGTCTATAGGATTTATGAACAATTTAAGGCTGAACGTAATTTAATTGATTTTGATGATATGCTAGAAAAGTGTTATCAAGTGCTACAAGTTAACAATAAGATTTTACATTACTGGCAAAAAAAATTTAAATACATATTAATAGATGAATTCCAAGACATTAACCGCATTCAATACGAATGTATCAAGTTGTTAGCGGCTCCAAAGAACAATCTTTTTGTTGTAGGCGATGATGACCAAGCCATTTATCAATTTAGAGGTGCTAAGCCTGATTTTTTATTAAACTTTCCTAATGACTATAAAGCAACAGAAAAAATTATTTTAAGCACGAACTATCGCTCAACACAAAAAATACTAAAAGGCAGTTTAAATGTTATTAACCACAACACAAAAAGGTATAAAAAAGAGTTGGATACCATTAATGAAGAAGGGTCAGAACCTATTATAATAGAACTGCCAACAATAGAAGAAGAAGCAGATTATGTTATAGAACAAATAAAAAAGAAATCACAAGATAGATCCCCTTCTCAAATGGCAATCATTTATAGAACCAATATGCAAGGTAGACATTTTATTGAACGATTAATGGACTCAAATATTCCTTTTATGGTTAGAGATCAAATGTCCAATGTATTTGAACATTGGATTGCAAAAGATTTTATTGCTTATTTTACCTTAACTCAAAACATTAAAGACGTAGATTCTTTAACAAGAATTATTAACAAACCCACTCGGTACATTAACAAAGAAAATCTTATATTTGCTAAAAAACATTCTGATAACATCTGGGAAGGTTTGTACCAAAAATACAACGATAAAGAATGGATGGTTAATCGATTAGAAGAATTACAATACCATATACAACATCTTAAATCACTTAAACCTTATGAAGGCATACAATATATCAGAAAAACCATAGGGTATGATGGTTTTATTATGGAATACGCTGAATACAGAAAAGTAAGCAAAGATGGCTTGCTTGAAGTGGCACAAGAATTAGAAGATACTGCTAAAAACTATAATAACTTTGAAGAATGGCTCATGCATATAGAAGAATACAGTCAAGAGCTTAAAAACAATTACAAAAACAAAAGCAAAAATAAAGAAGCACTTACCTTAACAACCATTCACAGCGCAAAAGGCTTAGAATTTCATACGGTTTTCTTGACAGGGTGCAATGAAGGCATCTTACCTCACGAAAAATCAGAGGATTATTTAAATGAAGAAGAAAGAAGATTATTCTATGTAGGCATGACGCGAGCAAAAAAAGAATTGATTCTCTCTTACTTTAATAAAAAAAATAATGACAAACTTTTGCCTTCAAGATTTATTCAAGAAATGATTTTGCCATTAGAGTCAATAAAAGAAGGTCTAGAAATCAAACACAAACAATTCGGTCTTGGACAAATTAAAAAAATTAATAAAGACAAAATAAGCATACAATTTTACGCTTCTAAGAAAACAATGAAATTAAGTTTATCTTATTGTTTAGAGCAGAATTTAATAACGTTAGGATAG
- a CDS encoding helix-turn-helix domain-containing protein, which yields MNGSLISKKIYSLDDSLTDIVNEFRSLYMKTIPLKENTIYIPPHLAKGYYKRVVLDSEIEITNGNMLFHKEVSMSDETKGDAYGLYFALGNEMYWTEKNTKTDWCINEKQGIVTKINDLNESCVYEKNKQYDGFNIIISKNKLIKYIAIDDLLSVDNEKKYGQYITVTQSIKRILLEIENNPYENEIKYIYLESKILELFSEVFNQLLERRSSIQKCLLSKSDLNNIYTAKEIIDSDISRAFTIKDLAKCVGINEGKLKEGFKMVEGKPVHTYIIDQRLEKALIYLENGYLVHQVAFMVGYQDPSSFSRAFKKKYGLSPIKIRS from the coding sequence ATGAATGGGAGTTTAATATCAAAAAAAATATATTCATTAGATGATTCGTTAACGGACATTGTCAATGAATTTAGAAGTTTATATATGAAGACTATTCCCCTAAAAGAAAATACAATCTATATTCCTCCTCATTTAGCAAAAGGTTATTATAAAAGGGTTGTATTAGACAGTGAGATAGAAATTACAAATGGTAATATGTTATTTCATAAAGAAGTCAGTATGTCCGATGAAACCAAAGGTGATGCTTATGGTTTATATTTTGCATTGGGAAATGAAATGTATTGGACTGAAAAAAATACTAAGACAGATTGGTGTATTAATGAGAAACAAGGTATAGTAACAAAAATCAATGATTTAAATGAATCTTGTGTTTACGAGAAAAACAAACAATATGATGGTTTTAATATTATAATTAGCAAAAATAAACTGATAAAATACATAGCTATAGATGATTTGTTAAGTGTAGATAACGAAAAAAAATATGGTCAATATATAACCGTGACACAATCTATAAAAAGAATATTATTAGAAATAGAAAACAACCCTTATGAAAATGAAATAAAATATATTTATCTAGAATCGAAAATACTAGAATTGTTTTCAGAGGTTTTTAATCAACTCTTGGAAAGAAGGTCTTCTATACAAAAATGTTTGCTTTCAAAAAGTGATTTGAATAATATATATACTGCAAAAGAAATTATTGACTCTGATATTAGTAGAGCTTTTACAATTAAAGACTTAGCAAAATGTGTAGGTATTAATGAAGGTAAATTAAAAGAAGGATTTAAAATGGTAGAAGGTAAACCGGTCCATACGTATATTATTGATCAAAGGTTAGAAAAAGCTTTGATTTATTTAGAAAATGGTTACTTAGTGCATCAAGTTGCATTTATGGTTGGGTATCAAGATCCCAGTAGTTTTTCAAGAGCGTTTAAGAAAAAGTATGGGTTAAGTCCAATAAAAATAAGGTCTTAA
- a CDS encoding ABC transporter ATP-binding protein, whose product MLNLKKIFLLTDKGHNDLKKAIIACALTNLSLMLPFAVTIQIFVELLKPLMNEEISWHKMWGLFFLGIIAAVLVFLANKNDYKKTYVTSYNEAKNTRVSIAEHIRKLPMSFFNSKDLSELTTNIMGDCAKMEHILSHVVPQLLANTISITIITIMLMFFEWRMALAVFCTVPIAFLVVWFSRKIQNRLSQKHVESQLKATDKVQEYLEGIKVIKSCGLDGEKFKSLDYALKRMKKMAIRMEFGTGVIVTGSQIIVQSGIGLTVFIGAFLLSNNQIETIPLLMFFLIIMRIYGPILVELTLLPELLYLQIAIDRMRTLLSTPTMEGNSEVTLEQYNIEFQNVDFSYNNENELALENINITIPSDGITALVGPSGCGKSTISRLIARFWDVNQGTIKIGGVDVKTLDPEHLMSYMSFVFQDVILFNDSIFNNIKIGNMNASEEEVIQAAKAACCDGFINKMPKGYETIIGENGSTLSGGERQRISIARALLKNAPIVLLDEATASLDPENEVYIQEALSRLVQGKTVIVIAHRLRTIVGADKIIVLNNGKVVEEGKHDKLIHKKGMYERLYRIQQESLGWSV is encoded by the coding sequence ATGCTTAATTTGAAAAAAATATTCTTGTTAACAGATAAAGGACATAATGACTTAAAAAAAGCCATAATAGCTTGTGCCCTCACGAATTTATCTTTAATGTTACCGTTTGCAGTTACAATCCAAATTTTTGTAGAATTGTTAAAGCCATTAATGAACGAAGAAATATCTTGGCATAAAATGTGGGGCTTATTCTTTTTAGGCATTATAGCAGCTGTTTTGGTTTTCTTAGCAAATAAAAATGATTATAAAAAAACATATGTTACATCATATAATGAAGCAAAAAATACACGGGTGAGTATCGCAGAACACATTAGAAAGTTACCCATGAGCTTTTTTAATTCAAAAGATTTATCTGAGTTAACGACAAATATAATGGGGGATTGTGCTAAGATGGAACATATTTTAAGCCATGTTGTGCCTCAGTTATTGGCTAATACCATCTCCATAACCATTATTACCATTATGCTCATGTTTTTTGAGTGGAGAATGGCACTTGCTGTTTTTTGTACAGTACCCATTGCATTTTTGGTTGTGTGGTTTAGTAGAAAAATACAAAATAGATTAAGTCAAAAGCACGTTGAATCACAACTTAAAGCAACAGATAAAGTACAAGAATATTTAGAAGGGATAAAAGTAATCAAATCTTGTGGCTTAGATGGTGAAAAGTTTAAAAGCTTAGATTATGCTTTAAAGCGTATGAAGAAAATGGCCATAAGAATGGAATTTGGAACAGGAGTTATTGTTACAGGCTCACAAATCATTGTTCAATCAGGCATTGGTTTAACGGTATTTATAGGTGCATTCCTTTTGTCTAATAATCAAATAGAAACCATTCCATTATTAATGTTTTTTCTTATCATCATGAGGATTTATGGACCAATTCTTGTGGAGCTAACGTTACTTCCAGAATTACTTTATCTTCAAATAGCCATTGATAGAATGAGAACACTTTTATCAACACCGACCATGGAAGGTAATAGTGAAGTAACTCTTGAACAATATAATATTGAATTTCAAAATGTGGACTTTAGCTATAATAATGAGAATGAATTGGCTCTTGAAAATATTAATATTACCATTCCTTCAGATGGTATTACTGCTTTGGTGGGACCATCGGGTTGTGGTAAAAGTACAATCTCTAGATTAATTGCACGTTTTTGGGATGTCAATCAGGGGACCATAAAAATAGGTGGCGTAGACGTAAAAACATTGGATCCAGAACATTTAATGAGTTATATGTCATTTGTGTTCCAAGATGTGATATTATTTAATGATAGCATTTTTAACAATATAAAGATTGGGAATATGAATGCAAGTGAAGAAGAAGTTATACAGGCAGCTAAAGCGGCTTGTTGTGATGGATTTATTAATAAAATGCCTAAAGGATACGAAACCATTATAGGAGAAAATGGCAGCACATTATCAGGTGGTGAAAGACAAAGAATATCTATTGCAAGAGCATTACTTAAAAATGCACCTATTGTTCTTTTAGACGAAGCAACAGCTTCTCTGGATCCAGAAAATGAAGTGTATATACAAGAAGCCCTTTCAAGATTGGTACAAGGAAAAACCGTTATAGTCATTGCACACAGGTTAAGAACCATTGTGGGAGCAGATAAAATTATTGTGTTGAATAACGGTAAGGTTGTTGAAGAAGGCAAACATGATAAACTCATTCATAAAAAAGGTATGTATGAAAGATTGTATCGTATTCAGCAAGAGAGTTTGGGGTGGAGTGTATAA
- a CDS encoding L,D-transpeptidase family protein has translation MKQKTLHKVLMLTLTLLIFNFYSLKYDPLPTIEVFSVNYQESDPYYIIVDLDDYTVNVFKDNELHQSYPCSGGKYSTPSPIGTWSIISKADWGEGFGGSWMGFNVPWGKYGFHGTDEPWSIGHPGSEGCIRMYNDDVADLKSYIPIGTKVKIIKGPYGPFGEGFRTIRPGHIGSDVYEVQLRLKELGYYHGWVDGKYGQGFHNAINKFQKENGLAQSQYVTEPMYEALGFELFE, from the coding sequence ATGAAGCAAAAAACATTACATAAAGTTTTAATGCTAACACTGACTTTACTAATCTTTAACTTTTATTCTTTAAAATATGATCCTCTTCCTACTATAGAAGTTTTTAGCGTTAATTATCAAGAATCTGATCCTTATTATATTATTGTTGATCTAGACGATTATACCGTTAATGTGTTTAAAGATAATGAATTGCATCAATCCTATCCTTGTTCTGGTGGCAAATACTCTACTCCTTCTCCTATAGGAACTTGGTCCATTATTTCAAAAGCTGACTGGGGAGAAGGATTTGGTGGGTCTTGGATGGGTTTTAATGTCCCTTGGGGCAAATACGGCTTCCATGGTACAGACGAACCTTGGTCAATTGGTCACCCTGGTTCCGAAGGTTGTATTCGTATGTATAATGATGATGTTGCTGATTTAAAAAGTTATATTCCTATTGGCACCAAGGTCAAGATTATTAAAGGGCCTTATGGACCTTTTGGTGAAGGTTTTCGAACCATAAGACCTGGTCATATTGGCTCTGATGTTTATGAAGTACAATTGCGTTTAAAAGAGCTTGGTTATTATCATGGATGGGTAGATGGCAAATATGGTCAAGGCTTTCATAATGCCATTAATAAGTTTCAAAAGGAGAATGGATTGGCTCAAAGTCAGTATGTTACTGAGCCTATGTATGAGGCTTTGGGGTTTGAGTTATTTGAGTAG
- the thiD gene encoding bifunctional hydroxymethylpyrimidine kinase/phosphomethylpyrimidine kinase has protein sequence MKKALTIAGSDTCGGAGIQADLKTFSALGVYGMSVITAVTAQNTQGVFGVLDVTTEIIEKQIKAIFEDIEVDAVKIGMVSMIDTIKTIAEGLKTYQPKNVVLDPVMISKSGYDLLNKEAKETLINELIPLATLITPNIPEAEVISNIKIKTVEDMEQSAKIIYDMGVKNVLVKGGHLELEEKEAIDILYDGQTFNYYKAPIINTQNTHGTGCTLSSAIASYLALEKDMKEAVRLAKLYITMAIEQAFSIGKGVGPTHHFFDLYKKAGLMQ, from the coding sequence ATGAAGAAAGCTTTAACAATTGCAGGATCAGATACTTGCGGTGGTGCAGGCATACAAGCAGATTTAAAAACATTTTCAGCATTAGGTGTATACGGTATGAGTGTTATTACAGCAGTAACCGCTCAAAATACCCAAGGTGTATTTGGTGTATTAGATGTAACAACGGAGATTATAGAAAAACAAATTAAAGCAATCTTTGAGGATATTGAAGTAGACGCAGTAAAAATTGGAATGGTATCTATGATAGATACCATAAAAACCATAGCAGAAGGGTTGAAAACATATCAACCTAAAAATGTTGTATTAGACCCAGTAATGATTTCAAAAAGTGGTTATGACCTTTTAAATAAAGAAGCAAAAGAAACTTTAATAAATGAGCTTATTCCTCTGGCAACGCTGATTACGCCTAATATTCCAGAAGCAGAAGTCATATCCAATATCAAAATAAAAACAGTTGAGGATATGGAACAGTCAGCTAAAATAATATATGATATGGGTGTTAAAAATGTCTTAGTAAAAGGTGGACATCTTGAATTAGAAGAAAAAGAAGCCATAGATATTTTATATGATGGTCAAACATTTAATTATTATAAAGCTCCTATTATTAATACACAAAACACACACGGAACAGGGTGCACCTTATCATCTGCTATAGCTTCTTACTTAGCATTAGAAAAGGATATGAAAGAAGCAGTAAGATTAGCTAAGCTATATATTACTATGGCAATTGAACAAGCATTTTCAATCGGTAAAGGGGTTGGACCAACACACCATTTTTTTGATCTATACAAAAAAGCAGGTTTGATGCAGTGA
- the thiM gene encoding hydroxyethylthiazole kinase, producing the protein MNDSTQEILKKCSNLLQDIKSKNPLIHHITNYVTINDCANVVIAIGGSPVMAMDKNEVEDIVRQADSLVINIGTLQESNIDSMIIAGKKANELKIPVVLDPVGIGATAFRYHTVQKLLTEIKFSVIKGNMSEIKKLYGLKVKTKGVDSDTDQMNGGVIAKNLANQLGTVVAITGKEDCISDGQDLYTILNGETMLTSITGTGCMTTSIIGTFLGLSNESVYAAIAGTMLMGIAGEKAHQLLRENEGSGSYKAKLMDCINLFNKDTYIKEGRLYVEKGSQSV; encoded by the coding sequence GTGAATGATTCTACACAAGAAATTTTAAAAAAATGTAGCAACTTATTACAGGATATAAAAAGCAAAAACCCCTTAATACATCACATAACCAATTATGTCACCATAAATGATTGTGCCAACGTTGTTATAGCAATAGGTGGCTCACCTGTTATGGCCATGGACAAAAACGAAGTGGAAGACATTGTAAGACAAGCGGATAGTTTAGTGATTAATATAGGGACATTACAAGAAAGCAATATTGACAGTATGATCATAGCAGGCAAAAAAGCCAATGAATTGAAGATACCAGTTGTATTAGATCCAGTTGGTATCGGTGCAACAGCATTTCGATACCATACCGTACAAAAATTATTAACTGAAATCAAATTTTCTGTCATCAAAGGGAATATGTCAGAAATAAAAAAACTCTATGGATTAAAGGTTAAGACCAAAGGCGTTGACTCAGATACAGACCAAATGAATGGTGGTGTGATAGCAAAAAATCTGGCTAATCAGTTAGGAACAGTCGTCGCAATTACAGGAAAAGAAGATTGTATCAGTGATGGACAAGATCTTTATACCATTCTTAATGGAGAGACAATGCTAACATCTATTACAGGAACAGGGTGTATGACCACTTCAATTATTGGAACTTTTTTAGGTCTATCAAATGAAAGTGTGTACGCTGCGATTGCAGGTACGATGTTAATGGGTATAGCAGGAGAAAAAGCCCATCAATTATTAAGAGAAAATGAAGGCAGTGGCAGTTATAAAGCAAAGTTAATGGATTGCATCAATCTTTTTAACAAAGACACTTATATAAAAGAAGGCAGATTATATGTAGAAAAAGGAAGTCAATCCGTATGA
- a CDS encoding ABC transporter ATP-binding protein, with protein sequence MMNKERNKNHKKPKSGMARLMELAFTKKILMISSVLCSALASVVSFVPYIAIYYIINAIINVYPNVSNLDVEKVIGYGWLAFGGVLANIILYFIALMLSHLAAFGTLYELKINFATHLAKIPLGFHLTIGSGKLRKIMDENIEKVEGFIAHQLPDIVAAIVAPIVMVVILFVVDWRFGIAATVGIVTAFAVQMKAYGNEGAKSRMDKYQSAIEDMNNASVEYIRGIAVVKAFKQTVYSFRRLHETIKTYVEFVIEYALSWENYMSGFTTIVNNIYLFVIPVGIFIGMNTQDYESFATTFIFYLIFVPSIAGIMLKIMYVTSSSMQIISGVERMDNILHIKPLKETEKTTICKDYNIEYKNVTFAYDDEISALKKVSFVAKQGEVTAIVGPSGSGKSTIAHLLPRFYDVAEGRISIGTVDIREMKFEYLMEKVSFVFQDVFLFKQSIMDNIKIGNQGATDAQGIEAAKAAQCHEFIMNLPDGYNTVVGSNGIHLSGGEKQRIVIARAIIKNAPIIVLDEATAFADPENEHLIQKAFEKLMQEKTVIIIAHRLSTVRSANKIIVMDEGRIVEQGTHDELMDQKNKYYHMWQMYSSTMNWKINKSQEVGANA encoded by the coding sequence ATGATGAACAAAGAGCGTAATAAAAATCATAAAAAACCAAAAAGTGGTATGGCTAGATTAATGGAATTGGCTTTTACCAAAAAAATACTCATGATTTCATCGGTATTGTGCTCTGCGCTGGCTTCAGTAGTATCATTTGTACCCTATATTGCAATTTATTATATCATTAATGCAATCATTAATGTCTATCCCAACGTTTCAAACCTAGATGTAGAGAAGGTTATTGGATACGGTTGGCTAGCTTTTGGAGGCGTGTTAGCAAATATTATACTGTATTTTATTGCATTAATGTTGTCTCATCTTGCGGCATTTGGCACATTATATGAACTCAAAATTAATTTTGCAACCCATTTAGCAAAAATACCACTAGGATTTCATTTGACCATTGGAAGTGGAAAACTTCGTAAAATTATGGATGAAAATATCGAGAAGGTGGAAGGTTTTATAGCCCATCAATTACCAGATATAGTGGCAGCTATCGTTGCACCCATTGTAATGGTGGTTATTTTATTTGTAGTGGATTGGCGATTTGGAATAGCAGCTACAGTAGGTATTGTAACAGCATTTGCCGTTCAAATGAAAGCATACGGAAATGAAGGTGCAAAAAGTAGAATGGACAAATATCAAAGTGCTATAGAAGATATGAATAATGCTTCTGTAGAGTATATTCGTGGGATTGCTGTAGTAAAAGCATTTAAACAAACCGTATATTCCTTTAGAAGATTACATGAAACCATTAAAACATATGTAGAGTTTGTAATTGAGTATGCCCTAAGTTGGGAAAATTATATGTCAGGTTTTACAACTATTGTCAATAATATTTATTTATTTGTTATTCCTGTAGGTATTTTTATAGGTATGAACACTCAAGATTATGAAAGCTTTGCCACTACATTTATTTTTTATCTTATATTTGTGCCTTCTATCGCCGGTATAATGTTAAAAATCATGTATGTTACGTCTAGCAGTATGCAAATTATTAGTGGTGTTGAGAGAATGGATAATATACTACATATTAAACCATTAAAAGAAACTGAAAAAACGACGATATGTAAGGATTATAATATAGAATATAAAAATGTAACCTTTGCATACGATGATGAAATTTCTGCTTTAAAAAAAGTATCTTTTGTTGCGAAACAAGGAGAGGTAACAGCTATTGTGGGACCATCAGGTAGTGGAAAGAGTACAATTGCCCATTTGTTACCAAGATTTTATGATGTAGCAGAAGGTCGTATTAGTATTGGGACAGTAGATATTCGTGAAATGAAATTTGAATATTTAATGGAAAAAGTGAGCTTTGTTTTTCAGGATGTGTTTTTATTTAAACAAAGTATTATGGACAATATAAAGATAGGCAATCAAGGAGCAACAGATGCTCAAGGGATTGAAGCAGCAAAAGCCGCTCAATGCCATGAGTTTATTATGAATTTACCAGATGGCTATAACACAGTGGTTGGTTCAAATGGTATTCATTTATCAGGTGGAGAAAAACAACGTATTGTTATCGCTAGAGCAATCATAAAAAATGCGCCGATTATTGTTTTAGATGAAGCAACTGCTTTTGCTGATCCAGAAAATGAACATTTGATTCAAAAGGCATTTGAAAAATTAATGCAAGAAAAAACGGTTATAATTATTGCTCACCGTTTATCTACTGTAAGAAGTGCGAATAAAATTATCGTAATGGATGAAGGACGCATTGTTGAACAAGGAACACATGATGAGTTGATGGATCAAAAAAATAAATATTATCATATGTGGCAAATGTATTCATCAACCATGAACTGGAAAATCAACAAAAGTCAGGAGGTAGGCGCAAATGCTTAA